A genome region from Cucumis sativus cultivar 9930 chromosome 4, Cucumber_9930_V3, whole genome shotgun sequence includes the following:
- the LOC101210002 gene encoding BES1/BZR1 homolog protein 4 isoform X1: protein MTSGTRLPTWRERENNKRRERRRRAIAAKIFAGLRMYGNYKLPKHCDNNEVLKALCNEAGWTVEPDGTTYRKGCKPIERMDVVGGSAAASPYTSHQPSPCASFNPSPGSSSFPSPASSSYIGNPNADGSSLIPWLKNLSTSSSSASSSKLPNHYIHGGSISAPVTPPLSSPTARTPRLKADWEDQSVLPGWSAQYYSSQPSSTPPSPGRQIVPTPEWFAGLRIPQGGPNSPTFSLVSTNPFGFKEAAITGGGSRMWTPGQSGTCSPAIAAGSDHTADIPMSEVISDEFAFGSNAAGIVKPWEGEIIHEECGSDDLELTLGNSRTR, encoded by the exons ATGACGTCGGGGACTCGGCTACCGACATGGAGGGAGCGGGAGAACAACAAAAGAAGggagagaaggagaagagcTATTGCAGCAAAGATCTTCGCTGGACTCAGGATGTACGGGAACTACAAGCTTCCCAAACATTGCGACAACAACGAGGTCCTTAAAGCTCTCTGCAATGAGGCGGGATGGACCGTTGAACCTGATGGCACCACTTACCGTAAG GGATGCAAGCCAATTGAACGTATGGATGTGGTTGGTGGATCGGCAGCTGCAAGCCCGTACACATCTCACCAACCCAGTCCTTGTGCTTCCTTCAATCCAAGCCCCGGTTCATCTTCTTTTCCTAGTCCAGCATCATCCTCATATATCGGTAATCCAAATGCTGATGGAAGTTCACTTATCCCCTGGCTCAAAAACCTTTCAACGTCATCATCTTCGGCATCCTCATCTAAACTTCCAAATCATTATATTCATGGAGGTTCCATCAGTGCTCCTGTTACTCCTCCTCTAAGTTCCCCAACTGCCAGAACGCCCCGACTCAAAGCTGACTGGGAAGATCAATCTGTCCTACCAGGATGGAGTGCACAATACTATTCCTCCCAGCCATCTTCCACTCCACCAAGTCCTGGGCGTCAGATTGTTCCCACTCCAGAATGGTTTGCTGGCCTTAGAATTCCTCAGGGTGGACCCAATTCTCCAACATTTAGTCTTGTCTCCACAAACCCATTTGGTTTCAAAGAAGCAGCAATCACTGGTGGAGGATCTCGCATGTGGACCCCTGGTCAAAGTGGGACCTGCTCTCCTGCCATTGCAGCAGGTTCCGATCACACTGCAGATATTCCAATGTCAGAAGTGATCTCTGATGAGTTCGCCTTTGGAAGCAATGCAGCAGGCATAGTGAAGCCATGGGAAGGAGAAATAATTCATGAGGAATGTGGTTCAGATGACTTAGAGCTCACTCTTGGCAACTCAAGGACCAG GTAA
- the LOC101210002 gene encoding BES1/BZR1 homolog protein 4 isoform X2, whose protein sequence is MEYKSCLPTFIFHSGCKPIERMDVVGGSAAASPYTSHQPSPCASFNPSPGSSSFPSPASSSYIGNPNADGSSLIPWLKNLSTSSSSASSSKLPNHYIHGGSISAPVTPPLSSPTARTPRLKADWEDQSVLPGWSAQYYSSQPSSTPPSPGRQIVPTPEWFAGLRIPQGGPNSPTFSLVSTNPFGFKEAAITGGGSRMWTPGQSGTCSPAIAAGSDHTADIPMSEVISDEFAFGSNAAGIVKPWEGEIIHEECGSDDLELTLGNSRTR, encoded by the exons ATGGAGTATAAAAGTTGTCTTCCAACGTTCATATTTCATTCT GGATGCAAGCCAATTGAACGTATGGATGTGGTTGGTGGATCGGCAGCTGCAAGCCCGTACACATCTCACCAACCCAGTCCTTGTGCTTCCTTCAATCCAAGCCCCGGTTCATCTTCTTTTCCTAGTCCAGCATCATCCTCATATATCGGTAATCCAAATGCTGATGGAAGTTCACTTATCCCCTGGCTCAAAAACCTTTCAACGTCATCATCTTCGGCATCCTCATCTAAACTTCCAAATCATTATATTCATGGAGGTTCCATCAGTGCTCCTGTTACTCCTCCTCTAAGTTCCCCAACTGCCAGAACGCCCCGACTCAAAGCTGACTGGGAAGATCAATCTGTCCTACCAGGATGGAGTGCACAATACTATTCCTCCCAGCCATCTTCCACTCCACCAAGTCCTGGGCGTCAGATTGTTCCCACTCCAGAATGGTTTGCTGGCCTTAGAATTCCTCAGGGTGGACCCAATTCTCCAACATTTAGTCTTGTCTCCACAAACCCATTTGGTTTCAAAGAAGCAGCAATCACTGGTGGAGGATCTCGCATGTGGACCCCTGGTCAAAGTGGGACCTGCTCTCCTGCCATTGCAGCAGGTTCCGATCACACTGCAGATATTCCAATGTCAGAAGTGATCTCTGATGAGTTCGCCTTTGGAAGCAATGCAGCAGGCATAGTGAAGCCATGGGAAGGAGAAATAATTCATGAGGAATGTGGTTCAGATGACTTAGAGCTCACTCTTGGCAACTCAAGGACCAG GTAA
- the LOC101209023 gene encoding cytochrome c oxidase assembly protein COX15 codes for MASFLRRKEALSRIYNSILHSKPSSLHRHQPFRSTFPSQSSNNYLFRVSAHPSFSKVHQASLFRNMSTVASIGSNKEGLKLLVTAGPRAQKMVGIWLFGSAAWVFSMVVLGGVTRLTRSGLSMTDWKFTGNLPPLTDEEWLQEFEKYKQSPEYRRVNKGMSIEDFKFIYWMEYAHRMWGRALGIMFALPFSYFLRKGYITLRLGLRLSTLFALGAGQGLIGWWMVKSGLEEPASEYVQPRVSPYRLAAHLTSAFIIYCGLFWTGLSVVMPEPPVESVAWARGAAKVRRIALPVSLLVGITAISGAFVAGNDAGHAYNTFPKMGDTWVPDDIFDMKPLIRNFFENTSTVQLDHRILATATLVSIGTLWWSTRKLEIHPAVRSLIGSTFGMAALQVTLGVSTLLSYVPVSLGTAHQAGALTLLTLVILLNHTVRRPSMSLLKSLPQVVKTA; via the exons ATGGCCTCATTTCTTCGTAGGAAGGAAGCTTTAAGCCGTATTTACAATTCTATTCTTCATTCAAAGCCCTCCTCTCTTCATCGCCACCAACCATTCAGATCAACTTTCCCTTCTCAATCTTCAAACAACTATCTCTTTCGCGTCTCTGCTCACCCATCCTTCTCCAAG GTTCATCAGGCATCGTTATTTAGGAATATGTCTACGGTGGCTTCAATTGGCTCGAATAAGGAGGGCCTGAAGTTGCTTGTAACTGCTGGTCCTCGTGCTCAGAAAATGGTCGGGATATGGCTCTTTGGTTCTGCTGCATGGGTTTTCAGTATGGTGGTTCTTGGTGGTGTTACACGTCTCACACGATCTGGTCTTTCCATGACTGACTGGAAGTTCACTGGGAACCTTCCCCCTTTAACAGATGAAGAATGGCTGCAGGAGTTTGAAAAGTATAAGCAGTCCCCTGAATATAGGCG TGTTAACAAAGGCATGAGTATtgaagatttcaaatttatatattggATGGAATATGCTCATCGAATGTGGGGAAGGGCACTGGGTATTATGTTTGCTTTGcccttttcatattttcttcgtAAGGGTTATATAACCTTACGTCTTGGACTGAGATTGTCGACACTTTTTGCCCTTGGTGCTGGGCAGGGTTTAATCGGCTGGTGGATGGTAAAGAGCGGTTTAGAG GAGCCAGCATCTGAGTATGTTCAGCCAAGAGTAAGCCCTTATCGTCTTGCAGCGCATCTTACGTCggcatttattatatattgtggTCTTTTCTGGACTGGTCTCTCTGTTGTTATGCCTGAACCACCTGTTGAATCTGTGGCTTGGGCTCGTGGTGCAGCAAAAGTTAGACGAATTGCTCTTCCTGTGAGCTTACTTGTTGGTATTACTGCCATTTCAGGAGCATTTGTCGCTGGAAATGATGCA GGGCATGCATATAACACCTTTCCAAAGATGGGTGATACGTGGGTACCTGATGATATCTTTGACATGAAACCACTAATTCgaaatttctttgaaaatacATCCACAGTTCAG CTTGATCATCGTATACTCGCCACTGCGACCTTAGTTTCAATTGGTACCTTGTGGTGGTCGACGAGGAAATTGGAGATACATCCTGCAGTTCGTTCTTTGATCGGAAGTACATTTGGCATGGCCGCTCTtcag GTCACCTTAGGCGTATCAACGCTTCTATCTTACGTCCCAGTTTCCCTCGGAACTGCACATCAAGCCGGGGCATTAACACTGTTGACCCTTGTAATTCTTCTTAATCACACTGTGAGGAGGCCATCAATGTCCCTTTTGAAGTCTCTTCCCCAAGTTGTGAAAACAGCCTAG
- the LOC101208780 gene encoding trifunctional UDP-glucose 4,6-dehydratase/UDP-4-keto-6-deoxy-D-glucose 3,5-epimerase/UDP-4-keto-L-rhamnose-reductase RHM1: MATHTPKNILITGAAGFIASHVANRLVRNYPGYKIVVLDKLDYCSNLKNLLPSKPSPNFKFVKGDIGSADLVNYLLITESIDTIMHFAAQTHVDNSFGNSFEFTKNNIYGTHVLLEACKVTGQIRRFIHVSTDEVYGETDEDAVVGNHEASQLLPTNPYSATKAGAEMLVMAYGRSYGLPVITTRGNNVYGPNQFPEKLIPKFILLAMRGQPLPIHGDGSNVRSYLYCEDVAEAFEVILHKGEVGHVYNIGTKKERRVIDVAKDICRLFSMDADASIKFVENRPFNDQRYFLDDEKLKNLGWSERTTWEEGLKKTIEWYTKNPDWWGDVSGALLPHPRMLMMPGGVERHFEGSEEGKPAAYASSNTKMVVPTSRNPGTPHQSSFKFLIYGRTGWIGGLLGQLCDKQGIAYAYGKGRLEDRASLLADIQNIKPTHVFNAAGVTGRPNVDWCESHKTETIRANVAGTLSLADVCREHGLLMMNFATGCIFEYDAKHPEGSGIGFKEEDKPNFIGSFYSKTKAMVEELLKEYDNVCTLRVRMPISSDLNNPRNFITKISRYSKVVNIPNSMTILDELLPISIEMAKRNLRGIWNFTNPGVVSHNEILEMYKKYIDPEFKWANFTLEEQAKVIVAPRSNNEMDASKLKNEFPEMLGIKESLIKYVFEPNKKTSA; encoded by the exons ATGGCTACGCACACTCCTAAGAACATCCTCATTACCGGGGCTGCTGGATTTATTGCATCCCATGTCGCTAACAGACTTGTGAGAAACTATCCTGGCTACAAAATTGTTGTACTTGACAAGCTTGATTATTGCTCAAATCTGAAGAACCTTCTTCCATCTAAACCATCtcccaatttcaaatttgttaaggGAGACATTGGCAGTGCTGACCTTGTCAATTATCTCCTAATTACTGAGTCCATTGACACAATTATGCACTTTGCTGCCCAGACTCATGTTGACAACTCGTTTGGTAATAGTTTTGAGTTCACGAAGAATAACATCTATGGTACACATGTTCTTTTAGAAGCATGCAAGGTCACTGGACAGATTCGGAGGTTCATCCACGTTAGTACGGATGAAGTGTATGGAGAGACAGACGAGGATGCTGTTGTGGGAAACCATGAGGCTTCCCAACTCCTCCCAACAAATCCTTATTCTGCGACAAAAGCTGGAGCTGAAATGCTTGTGATGGCCTATGGTAGGTCATATGGATTACCTGTGATCACGACCAGAGGAAACAATGTTTATGGACCTAATCAGTTTCCTGAGAAGCTAATTCCAAAGTTCATTCTTTTGGCCATGAGAGGTCAGCCTCTTCCCATTCATGGAGATGGTTCTAATGTTAGGAGTTATCTGTACTGTGAGGATGTTGCTGAGGCTTTTGAAGTCATTCTTCACAAAGGAGAGGTTGGCCATGTTTATAACATTGGGACAAAGAAGGAGAGAAGGGTTATAGATGTTGCAAAGGATATATGCAGACTTTTCTCGATGGATGCAGATGCAAGCATCAAATTTGTAGAAAACAGACCTTTTAACGATCAGAGGTATTTCTTGGATGACGAGAAACTCAAGAACTTGGGATGGTCAGAACGTACAACATGGGAAGAAGGGCTGAAGAAGACAATTGAATGGTACACCAAGAACCCTGATTGGTGGGGTGATGTCTCTGGGGCTTTGCTGCCACATCCTAGAATGCTGATGATGCCCGGTGGAGTTGAGAGGCACTTTGAAGGGTCTGAAGAGGGAAAACCAGCCGCTTATGCTTCAAGTAATACTAAAATGGTTGTCCCAACCTCCAGGAATCCAGGCACTCCTCACCAGTCatccttcaaatttttgaTATATGGTAGGACAGGGTGGATTGGAGGCCTTCTTGGGCAGTTATGCGATAAACAAGGCATTGCCTATGCGTATGGCAAAGGGCGTCTAGAGGATCGAGCCTCACTTTTGGCGGATATTCAGAATATTAAACCAACCCATGTTTTTAATGCTGCCGGCGTGACAGGCAGACCCAATGTTGATTGGTGTGAATCTCACAAAACAGAGACTATTCGAGCTAATGTTGCGGGAACCTTGTCTTTAGCAGATGTTTGCAGGGAGCATGGACTCTTGATGATGAACTTTGCCACTGGCTGTATATTTGAGTACGATGCTAAACATCCAGAGGGTTCTGGTATTGGATTTAAAGAGGAGGACAAGCCAAATTTCATTGGTTCCTTTTATTCAAAAACCAAGGCCATG GTGGAGGAGCTTCTGAAAGAATATGATAACGTCTGCACCCTCCGAGTTCGGATGCCGATATCATCTGACTTGAACAACCCACGCAACTTCATTACCAAGATTTCTCGCTACAGTAAGGTGGTTAACATCCCAAACAGCATGACCATCCTGGATGAGCTTCTGCCCATTTCGATCGAGATGGCAAAGCGTAACTTGAGGGGCATCTGGAACTTCACAAACCCCGGTGTTGTGAGTCACAATGAGATTCTGGAGATGTACAAGAAATACATCGACCCTGAATTCAAGTGGGCTAACTTCACACTGGAAGAACAGGCTAAGGTAATTGTGGCTCCCAGAAGCAACAATGAGATGGATGCTTCAAAGTTAAAGAATGAGTTCCCGGAGATGCTCGGGATCAAGGAGTCGTTGATCAAGTACGTCTTCGAACCAAACAAGAAAACCTCTGCCTAA